The Natrinema sp. DC36 genome includes the window GCGTAGAGTTCGACCACCGTCGGGCTGTACGTATTCTCGAGGACCCCGAGCGCGACCTCGCCGGACTCGAGGGTCTCGCGGAGTGCATTACCGCGGGGCTGATGGCTCACGACCAACCCTACCACGCCCAGCACTTAAACCGGGGCTCCGACAGCGCCCCGATCAGATGTTCCGCGTCGAATCAGCCCCTACTCGTCTTTCCACTTGACCGAGCAGCCTCGAGACGGCTGCCACTCGAGGTCGACGGCCTCGCCCGCCAGCACGGCGTCGATGGCTTCGCGGATGTGGACCCGGGTCGGTTCGTCGTCGGGGTTCAGCGCGTCGTCGAGGCGGCCCTGGTAGACGAGTTCGAACTCGCCGTCCTCGGCTCGCGGCTCTGCCGCTCGCCCCTCCGCGGCGCGTTGCGCCGCGCGCCGAGCGAAGAGGAACGGGTCCGGCGTGCAGACCGCGCCGTACTCGCGGGCAACCGTCTGACTCTCGTCGCGTAGATAGGCGTCGTAGTCGATTTCCCCCTCGGCGACGAACTCCTGCATCTTCTCGACGGAATCGTCGGGGTACTCCTCGGCGTCGTTGGGGTTGATTCCGACCACTGCGACATCGTCGTACTCGTCGGCCAGTTCGTTCAGCAGGCCGAACTTCGCCTGCGCGTACGGGCAGTGATTGCAGGTGAAGACGAGCAACAGCGCCTCGGCGTCGGCGAACGACTCGAGCGTGTACGTCTCGCCGTCGACGCCCTCGAGTTCGAAGTCGGGCGCAGCGTCGCCGGCCTCGAGTGCGGAGTCGGACTCTTTCATGACCATACCGTTGATTCGTCTCGTTCGTCCTTAATCGTCACGTTCGCTGAAGCGACCCGCTCGGCCGGGGCCGTTCCCAGCGGCTACCCCGCGAGGACCCTAGCCGAAGAGTTCCGCGATCGAGAGGAGAACGTCGGGGGCGATCGCCACCGCGAGCCCGACGACGATCAGGGCGAGCGGGACGACGAGCAGTCCCATGTCAGTCAGCAGCCAGAGGCCGAGGCCGGCCAGCACGGTGAGCAGGCCGACCAGGCGGAGCAGCCACACGAACGCGCCCTCGAGTTCCGAATCGGCGACGACATCAACGAAGTCGAGTACGTCGTCCATGATCGTCCGGATCTGGCCGTCGAAGCTCCTTAATTCCAGCGCTCCGTGAGTCGAGATCAG containing:
- a CDS encoding thioredoxin family protein, which gives rise to MVMKESDSALEAGDAAPDFELEGVDGETYTLESFADAEALLLVFTCNHCPYAQAKFGLLNELADEYDDVAVVGINPNDAEEYPDDSVEKMQEFVAEGEIDYDAYLRDESQTVAREYGAVCTPDPFLFARRAAQRAAEGRAAEPRAEDGEFELVYQGRLDDALNPDDEPTRVHIREAIDAVLAGEAVDLEWQPSRGCSVKWKDE